From Nitrospirota bacterium, the proteins below share one genomic window:
- a CDS encoding carboxypeptidase-like regulatory domain-containing protein, whose protein sequence is MISKVKIILIAVMFISVVCPGCYAGITGKVIDAETQQPVEGAVVLVEWTKTKGVPGMAATESYKVIEMLSDKEGKVTISGVLDPWVNPPHITVYKKGYVAWNNEFIFPDYKKRTDFKWENEQIIKLYSFRKEYLRKDHVFFLHSMTHWGKLINEAYRWEELEGERLR, encoded by the coding sequence ATGATTAGCAAAGTAAAGATTATCCTTATTGCTGTAATGTTTATTTCAGTTGTCTGCCCTGGATGTTATGCTGGAATAACCGGCAAGGTCATTGATGCTGAGACCCAGCAGCCGGTAGAAGGCGCTGTGGTGCTTGTAGAATGGACAAAGACAAAAGGAGTGCCTGGAATGGCTGCGACCGAATCATACAAGGTTATTGAAATGCTTTCCGACAAAGAGGGAAAGGTCACTATTTCAGGTGTTCTCGATCCATGGGTAAATCCCCCCCATATTACTGTTTATAAAAAAGGTTATGTTGCTTGGAATAACGAGTTTATTTTCCCTGATTATAAAAAAAGGACGGATTTCAAGTGGGAGAATGAACAAATAATAAAGTTATATTCTTTTCGAAAAGAATACTTGAGAAAAGATCATGTCTTCTTCTTACATAGTATGACGCATTGGGGAAAACTAATTAATGAAGCATATAGATGGGAAGAACTAGAAGGAGAGAGGCTAAGATGA
- a CDS encoding sigma-54 dependent transcriptional regulator, with protein MDTILVIEDKESMLDMLKQTLEAEGYQVIPARDGAEGIRKLSDERIGLVLTDLKLPKKDGFEVLKAVKQENPLLPVIVMTAFGTIETAVKAVKQGAYDFLTKPFDTDHLLVLIKRALDASRMATENILLREEFADQLGLPKIIGKSGQMQEIMAKIQKVAPTNASVLVHGESGTGKELFARAIHYLSLRKNAPFIAINSAAIPRELLESELFGYERGAFTGADARKLGKFELADKGTVFLDEIGDMDMALQAKMLRVLQEQVIERVGGGKPIKIDVRIVAATNKDIEKAVAARLFREDLFYRLNVFPITIPPLRERRDDIPALAQNFLNKYSAEVRKGPLTISEEAMDILMKSPWKGNVRELENVIERAVIYAEGGVIRSQDLGISESSILDALSEHVPMDGPLQDVAAAATRIAESRRIKQVLKQTGNNKTRAAEVLQVSYKTLLTKIKDYQLEEKGDT; from the coding sequence ATGGATACCATTCTCGTCATTGAAGACAAAGAAAGCATGCTCGACATGCTCAAGCAGACCCTTGAGGCCGAAGGCTACCAGGTGATCCCGGCCAGAGACGGCGCCGAGGGCATCAGAAAGCTCTCCGACGAGCGCATCGGCCTGGTGCTTACGGACCTCAAACTCCCGAAAAAGGACGGTTTCGAAGTGCTGAAGGCGGTCAAGCAGGAAAACCCGCTCCTGCCGGTGATCGTGATGACCGCATTCGGAACCATCGAGACCGCGGTCAAGGCAGTCAAGCAAGGTGCCTACGATTTCCTGACCAAGCCCTTTGATACCGACCATCTGCTCGTGTTGATCAAACGGGCGCTCGACGCCTCGCGCATGGCAACCGAAAACATTCTCCTGAGAGAAGAGTTCGCCGACCAGCTCGGTCTTCCAAAGATCATCGGAAAGAGCGGCCAGATGCAGGAGATCATGGCCAAGATACAGAAAGTGGCGCCGACCAACGCATCGGTACTGGTCCACGGCGAGAGCGGTACAGGCAAGGAACTCTTCGCGCGGGCCATCCATTACCTGAGCCTTCGCAAAAACGCGCCGTTTATTGCGATCAATTCAGCCGCCATTCCCCGGGAACTGCTGGAGAGCGAATTGTTCGGGTACGAGCGCGGCGCCTTCACCGGAGCGGACGCGCGAAAGCTGGGGAAATTCGAACTTGCCGATAAAGGCACGGTATTCCTTGACGAGATCGGCGATATGGATATGGCCCTTCAGGCGAAAATGCTCCGCGTGCTTCAGGAACAGGTGATCGAGCGCGTGGGAGGGGGCAAGCCGATCAAAATAGACGTTCGCATCGTTGCAGCAACGAACAAGGACATTGAAAAAGCCGTGGCCGCAAGGTTGTTCAGGGAAGACCTGTTCTATCGCTTGAACGTATTCCCCATCACCATCCCGCCGCTCCGTGAACGACGTGACGATATCCCGGCGCTTGCACAGAATTTTTTGAATAAGTATTCAGCCGAAGTGCGGAAGGGGCCGCTCACAATCTCTGAAGAGGCGATGGATATTCTGATGAAATCGCCATGGAAGGGGAATGTGCGTGAGCTGGAGAACGTGATCGAGCGCGCCGTGATCTATGCGGAAGGCGGTGTGATACGCAGCCAGGACCTCGGCATCAGCGAATCGAGCATCCTTGACGCGCTTTCGGAGCATGTGCCCATGGATGGCCCGCTCCAGGATGTTGCGGCAGCGGCCACGCGCATAGCCGAGTCCCGGCGCATCAAGCAAGTATTGAAGCAGACGGGCAATAACAAGACCCGCGCCGCGGAGGTGCTCCAGGTGAGCTACAAGACGCTCCTGACGAAGATCAAGGATTATCAGTTGGAGGAGAAGGGGGATACGTAA
- the ligA gene encoding NAD-dependent DNA ligase LigA: MGKIISDIKKEIKNLVKEVNEYNYRYHVLDAPVISDAEYDKLFRQLKELEEQYAYVLPDSPTQRVGAPPLDKFEKVKHAEPMLSLGNAFSYDEVREFDLRVKRFLKSDDVVEYTVEPKYDGLAMELTYKKGFFDHASTRGDGYEGEEVTTNIRTIQALPFTIEGVDVPDEIDIRGEVFITIDEFDTLNSEREKAGEPLFANPRNAAAGAIRQLDSAITAKRKLHMSCYGVGAMKGIGFTSQTNFISWLRKAHFPAPAVLDVVHGAEQVIDSIKKIEKNRPAFPFEIDGAVIKVNEFKLQKALGVKTREPRWAIAYKFAAHQGTTVIEDIVASVGRTGAITPVAIMTPVRIGGVTVSRSTLHNWDEIERKDIRIGDTVVVERAGDVIPHIVTVIKEKRTGHEKQFPPPKHCPICGSHVVREEGEVAFRCIGLNCSAQVLERIMHYASRGAMDIEGLGEKNVELLYRQGLIKHFVDLYTLRKEQLIELPRFAEKSAQNLIEAIEKSKQTTLSRFLFALGILHVGEYAARQLARHFEKIEDLYNVKPGHIIEIKQMGEKLAESISGFFSEEENLKTLGTLKKLGVMISNSDYETGTKKERGPLDGLTIVVTGSLSRPRNEIEELIERLGGHAAGSVSKKTSYVLAGEEAGSKLEKAKALGVKVISEEEFERMVSGA; encoded by the coding sequence ATGGGAAAGATTATCTCTGACATCAAAAAAGAAATCAAAAATCTCGTTAAAGAAGTCAACGAGTATAATTATCGCTATCATGTCCTCGATGCCCCCGTTATCTCTGATGCTGAATATGACAAGCTGTTCCGGCAACTGAAGGAACTCGAAGAGCAATATGCATACGTCTTGCCTGATTCTCCAACGCAGCGCGTCGGCGCCCCGCCTCTCGACAAATTTGAAAAAGTCAAACATGCTGAACCCATGCTGTCGCTCGGCAATGCCTTCTCGTATGACGAGGTTCGGGAATTCGACCTGCGGGTAAAAAGATTCCTTAAATCCGATGATGTTGTGGAATATACGGTTGAGCCGAAATACGACGGTCTTGCGATGGAACTAACCTATAAAAAAGGGTTTTTTGACCATGCCTCTACACGAGGTGATGGGTATGAAGGCGAAGAGGTAACGACGAATATCAGGACCATCCAGGCGCTGCCGTTCACGATCGAAGGTGTGGACGTCCCCGATGAGATCGATATCCGTGGTGAGGTGTTCATCACTATCGATGAATTCGATACGCTTAACAGCGAAAGGGAAAAGGCAGGTGAACCCCTTTTTGCGAATCCAAGAAATGCGGCGGCTGGAGCAATCAGGCAGCTTGACTCCGCCATTACCGCAAAGAGGAAGCTCCATATGTCTTGCTACGGTGTCGGCGCCATGAAAGGGATCGGGTTTACGAGTCAGACGAACTTTATCTCGTGGCTCAGAAAAGCCCATTTCCCGGCGCCCGCAGTGCTGGATGTTGTTCATGGCGCTGAGCAGGTCATCGATTCCATCAAAAAGATTGAAAAAAACAGACCGGCTTTTCCTTTCGAGATCGATGGCGCTGTCATCAAGGTAAATGAGTTCAAGCTCCAGAAAGCGTTGGGTGTCAAAACACGCGAGCCGCGCTGGGCAATAGCGTATAAGTTCGCAGCCCATCAGGGCACTACGGTCATCGAGGACATTGTCGCGTCCGTCGGCAGGACCGGAGCAATAACGCCGGTTGCAATCATGACACCGGTAAGGATCGGCGGGGTCACGGTCTCTCGCTCGACACTTCACAACTGGGACGAGATCGAGCGCAAGGACATCCGCATCGGCGATACGGTGGTCGTGGAGCGGGCGGGTGACGTGATACCCCATATCGTGACGGTCATCAAAGAGAAAAGAACGGGTCATGAAAAACAATTCCCTCCGCCGAAACACTGTCCCATATGCGGTTCTCATGTTGTGCGGGAAGAAGGCGAAGTGGCTTTCCGGTGCATAGGCTTGAACTGTTCCGCTCAGGTGCTTGAACGTATCATGCATTACGCTTCACGGGGAGCAATGGACATAGAAGGCCTCGGAGAAAAGAACGTGGAACTTCTCTATCGTCAGGGTCTCATAAAACATTTTGTTGATCTCTATACGCTCAGGAAGGAACAATTGATAGAACTCCCGCGGTTCGCGGAAAAATCCGCACAGAATCTGATCGAAGCCATCGAAAAGAGCAAGCAGACGACGCTTAGCAGGTTTCTCTTTGCCCTTGGCATCCTTCATGTCGGCGAATATGCCGCCAGGCAGCTTGCGCGGCACTTTGAGAAGATCGAAGACCTGTACAACGTAAAACCCGGGCATATCATCGAGATCAAACAGATGGGTGAAAAGCTGGCGGAATCGATCTCGGGCTTCTTCAGTGAGGAGGAAAACCTGAAGACCTTAGGTACGCTGAAGAAGTTGGGAGTGATGATATCGAATTCCGACTATGAAACTGGTACGAAGAAAGAGCGGGGCCCGCTTGATGGACTTACCATCGTCGTAACCGGTTCTCTTTCACGACCGCGGAACGAAATTGAGGAACTTATTGAACGGCTGGGCGGGCATGCTGCCGGTTCGGTATCGAAGAAAACGAGCTATGTACTGGCGGGTGAAGAGGCGGGAAGCAAACTGGAGAAGGCGAAGGCCCTTGGGGTGAAGGTCATCAGCGAGGAGGAATTTGAACGCATGGTCAGTGGCGCCTAA
- a CDS encoding deoxyribonuclease IV has product MPLRIGFHVSISGGFSLAVRRAYELGCSCMQIFSRNPRGWTVKPLDKDDIAEFKKLREQWDIEPVFVHTNYLINLASSKPDLYAKSIEHFVIDLERTEAIGAEYLVTHLGSASGQEPQWMIDRVSEALNMAIKLHAPKAMILLENTAGEKGDIGYELEQIQEVISRLKDPSRIGICYDTCHGFAAGYDIRTRTGVEALAKKITATVGMERLKGMHLNDCLRDFNSRVDRHWHIGEGNIGLEGFRALLAHPAFKEVPKIMETPKESEDDDPRNMKTVRSLLNDMKRL; this is encoded by the coding sequence ATGCCTTTGCGCATCGGTTTTCATGTCTCCATCTCCGGCGGCTTTTCCCTCGCGGTCCGGCGCGCCTACGAACTCGGCTGCAGCTGCATGCAGATATTCAGCAGGAATCCGCGCGGTTGGACGGTCAAGCCGCTCGATAAGGACGATATTGCCGAGTTCAAGAAACTGCGCGAGCAATGGGACATCGAACCGGTCTTCGTGCATACGAATTACCTCATCAACCTCGCGTCGTCGAAGCCCGACCTTTACGCAAAATCCATTGAACACTTCGTCATCGACCTGGAGCGCACCGAGGCGATCGGCGCGGAATATCTGGTCACGCACCTTGGTTCGGCCAGCGGGCAGGAACCGCAATGGATGATCGACCGCGTATCAGAAGCGCTGAACATGGCCATCAAGCTTCATGCACCGAAGGCCATGATCCTGCTTGAAAATACTGCCGGAGAAAAAGGCGATATCGGCTATGAACTTGAGCAGATACAGGAAGTCATCTCACGACTGAAAGATCCTTCCCGCATCGGCATCTGCTACGACACCTGTCATGGTTTTGCGGCCGGGTATGACATTCGCACCAGGACAGGGGTGGAGGCGCTGGCAAAGAAGATCACGGCGACTGTCGGCATGGAGCGGCTGAAGGGCATGCATCTCAATGACTGTCTGCGCGACTTCAATTCGCGTGTCGATCGCCATTGGCATATCGGTGAAGGCAATATCGGCCTCGAGGGATTTAGGGCATTGCTTGCCCATCCCGCGTTCAAAGAGGTGCCGAAGATTATGGAAACACCAAAGGAATCTGAAGACGATGATCCGAGGAATATGAAGACCGTTCGATCGCTGTTGAATGATATGAAACGTTTATGA
- a CDS encoding DUF2147 domain-containing protein: MNTRILQILMVLILLVPTAVFAGDDDILGVWNNQEKSAKIELFKCGDKYCGKLVELTEPNYPEGSREGVPGTPKLDNNNPDPNLRKTPRLGLAILRDFAHAGENKWAGGKVYDPKNGKTYSGKMTLVTPGQLEMRGFLGISLLGRTATWTRVNL, from the coding sequence ATGAATACACGTATTCTGCAAATTCTTATGGTCCTTATTTTGCTGGTTCCGACTGCCGTGTTTGCCGGAGATGACGACATTCTGGGCGTTTGGAACAATCAAGAGAAGAGCGCGAAGATCGAACTATTCAAATGCGGAGATAAATACTGCGGAAAGCTCGTCGAGCTCACCGAGCCGAACTATCCGGAAGGTTCCCGGGAAGGCGTCCCGGGCACGCCGAAGTTGGACAATAACAACCCTGATCCGAATCTCAGGAAGACGCCGCGTCTGGGACTTGCCATCCTGCGTGACTTTGCGCATGCAGGAGAGAACAAATGGGCCGGGGGAAAAGTCTACGATCCCAAGAACGGAAAGACCTACAGCGGCAAGATGACGCTGGTCACTCCGGGTCAACTCGAGATGCGCGGGTTCCTCGGCATCTCGTTGCTTGGCAGGACAGCAACATGGACGAGAGTGAATCTGTAA
- a CDS encoding HEPN domain-containing protein, with protein MDEIQRNQVQKRLSHARDSLKDAKALFTEGAEPSFVMNSLYYTFLYPVLGLLQARQIPAPIQSTAISLFEREYVQTGIFESRFLDAFRKAFDLRPACECQKNIAKTDIEELLPVAQEFLDAVEKNIQ; from the coding sequence ATGGATGAAATACAAAGAAATCAAGTCCAAAAACGGCTGAGTCACGCAAGAGATTCCCTTAAAGACGCAAAGGCTCTCTTTACTGAAGGCGCGGAGCCGAGCTTTGTGATGAACAGCCTGTACTATACATTCCTCTATCCGGTGCTCGGACTGCTCCAGGCACGACAGATACCGGCTCCGATTCAGAGCACGGCGATATCGCTTTTTGAGCGGGAGTACGTTCAAACAGGGATATTTGAAAGCAGGTTCCTCGATGCTTTCCGAAAGGCTTTTGACCTCCGGCCGGCTTGCGAATGTCAGAAAAATATCGCCAAAACGGATATTGAGGAACTCTTGCCCGTTGCGCAGGAATTTCTGGATGCTGTTGAAAAAAACATTCAATAA
- a CDS encoding TIGR01212 family radical SAM protein (This family includes YhcC from E. coli K-12, an uncharacterized radical SAM protein.) translates to MVQTFVPVRIMKVAEISDKKTTVRRYNAFGQYMKQLYRAPVYKVNVDAGFTCPNRDGTVATGGCIYCNNDSFRPSACTSTASLREQISKGIPYLRSRYGAEKFIVYFQPYTNTYADVGILDRLYREALDNPGVVGLAIGTRPDCVDEEKIALLETLGRDHFVLVEYGLQSIYDTTLSFINRGHDYACFKHALSITIGRGIHVGAHLILGFPTETREEMLAMADEVSRLPIEFLKIHQLQVVKETALADLYAEKPFAVFGYHEYIEMLADFLERLSPDIVLQRLFAAAPDEILIAPLWNKTRSELLRDLDAFMEQRGSYQGKAR, encoded by the coding sequence ATGGTGCAAACATTCGTGCCGGTCCGTATTATGAAAGTGGCGGAAATCAGCGATAAGAAAACAACGGTAAGACGTTACAACGCTTTTGGGCAGTACATGAAGCAGTTGTACCGCGCGCCGGTCTACAAGGTGAACGTTGACGCGGGGTTTACCTGCCCCAACCGCGATGGTACGGTTGCTACAGGCGGTTGCATTTATTGCAACAACGACAGTTTCCGGCCCTCGGCGTGCACGAGCACGGCTTCACTGCGCGAGCAGATTAGCAAGGGTATTCCCTACCTCCGCTCGCGTTATGGCGCAGAGAAGTTTATCGTCTATTTTCAGCCCTATACCAATACGTATGCGGACGTCGGGATTCTCGATCGGCTTTACCGCGAGGCGCTCGACAATCCCGGAGTTGTCGGCCTTGCCATCGGCACGAGGCCGGACTGCGTAGACGAGGAAAAGATCGCGCTGCTCGAAACGCTTGGCCGCGACCATTTCGTTCTGGTGGAATACGGGCTCCAGTCGATCTACGATACGACTCTTTCTTTCATCAACCGGGGGCATGACTACGCCTGCTTTAAGCACGCACTTTCAATAACCATCGGAAGGGGAATTCATGTCGGAGCCCACCTCATACTCGGCTTCCCGACGGAAACGCGGGAAGAGATGCTCGCTATGGCCGATGAGGTCTCACGATTGCCGATCGAGTTCCTCAAGATCCACCAGCTTCAGGTGGTGAAGGAGACGGCGCTTGCGGATCTCTACGCGGAAAAGCCTTTTGCGGTCTTCGGTTATCATGAATATATCGAGATGCTGGCGGATTTTCTGGAACGGCTGTCGCCGGATATCGTGTTGCAGCGGCTTTTCGCGGCTGCGCCGGACGAAATCCTGATAGCGCCGCTCTGGAACAAAACTCGGAGCGAACTGCTTCGCGACCTTGATGCCTTCATGGAACAGCGGGGAAGTTACCAAGGGAAGGCGCGTTGA
- a CDS encoding histidinol phosphate phosphatase domain-containing protein: MIDLHTHSLFSDGVLVPSELVRRAVMKGYEVIAITDHADASNLDFTIPRVAAACKELNRRWKITALPGIELTHIPPETFTELTDRARALGAMIVVAHGETLVEPVHPGTNRAAIEARVDILAHPGLITKEEAELAFKNGVHLEITARKGHSLSNGHVAKRAGETGAKLVIDTDTHEPGDLITDEFARNILLGAGLSTDAIAAIFQNSKSLAAKAIASFNK; the protein is encoded by the coding sequence ATGATCGATCTCCATACCCATTCTTTATTCAGCGACGGCGTGCTGGTACCGTCGGAACTGGTGCGGCGCGCGGTGATGAAAGGGTACGAAGTTATCGCGATCACGGACCACGCCGACGCCTCAAACCTTGATTTCACTATCCCGCGGGTGGCCGCCGCGTGCAAAGAACTTAACCGTCGATGGAAGATCACGGCCCTGCCTGGCATCGAGCTCACGCACATTCCGCCGGAAACCTTCACCGAACTCACCGACCGGGCCCGCGCTCTCGGCGCAATGATCGTGGTCGCCCACGGCGAAACGCTCGTGGAACCTGTCCACCCGGGGACGAACAGGGCGGCGATCGAGGCGAGGGTTGACATCCTCGCTCATCCCGGCTTGATCACCAAAGAAGAAGCCGAACTCGCTTTCAAAAACGGGGTACATCTTGAGATCACTGCGCGCAAGGGACACAGCCTGTCGAACGGACATGTGGCAAAGAGAGCAGGCGAGACGGGCGCCAAACTCGTGATCGATACGGACACCCACGAACCGGGAGACTTGATCACCGATGAGTTTGCGCGGAACATCCTGCTCGGCGCGGGCCTGAGCACGGATGCGATTGCCGCGATTTTTCAAAATTCGAAGAGTCTGGCCGCAAAAGCGATTGCGTCTTTCAATAAGTAA
- a CDS encoding tetratricopeptide repeat protein, whose translation MLTIKKKVRVTKQTQEQEIATIMNKVTTVLLAYKKQVVIAVLLLIALLVITGGYSLMRSGDERKARSLLTTAYESYSSSGYSPADYGKALELFRGVQNKYSGTMSAAISQYYAGNCLANLGQAEEALKEYQAFVNTYSGKKFLLKLVYQRMGYVYVMLGKQAEAIKAFEQSDAIGDPGVATIELARLYEASGNIPESQKKYKIVKEKLVGSTWSVEAMGKTQAIEPASKPVAEKAGK comes from the coding sequence ATGCTTACGATCAAGAAAAAAGTACGTGTCACAAAGCAAACACAGGAACAGGAGATCGCGACCATCATGAACAAGGTCACGACAGTTCTGTTAGCTTACAAAAAACAGGTTGTCATCGCCGTATTATTGCTGATAGCGCTGCTCGTGATAACCGGTGGCTATTCACTCATGCGGTCCGGGGATGAGCGGAAGGCCAGGTCGCTTCTCACTACTGCCTATGAATCCTATAGTTCATCGGGGTATTCGCCGGCGGACTACGGAAAAGCTCTTGAACTCTTCCGCGGCGTCCAGAATAAATATTCCGGGACCATGAGCGCGGCGATCTCACAGTATTACGCCGGCAACTGTCTGGCGAATCTCGGTCAGGCGGAAGAGGCGCTCAAAGAATATCAGGCTTTTGTAAATACCTACTCGGGCAAAAAATTTCTGCTGAAACTTGTGTATCAGCGCATGGGGTATGTGTACGTCATGCTCGGGAAACAGGCCGAGGCCATCAAGGCATTCGAACAATCAGATGCCATCGGAGACCCGGGCGTTGCTACTATCGAACTCGCGAGACTTTATGAGGCTTCCGGGAATATTCCCGAATCACAGAAAAAATATAAAATAGTGAAAGAGAAACTCGTCGGTTCAACATGGAGCGTAGAAGCAATGGGAAAGACGCAGGCGATCGAACCTGCTTCGAAACCGGTTGCTGAAAAAGCGGGGAAGTAA
- a CDS encoding PAS domain S-box protein produces the protein MKIKNKNKKILFLIVAGFLLFAAYTAVHSFLFPHGTFPNALLFDLSDYELNFNSLFLAGLVVFGALAGLFGMLAKRILAKYRLTGEQFKNLVELSNDIITITDKDGKLLFMNDAACRILERKPIEVIGSPFMELVHPDDRKRYLGKREELEKLRTDTFIVESRFSTKSGKSITVLHTVRVLTDNAGALVGMLGIARNITEGKRAEESMQKALARVTDDKTRLESILSTIDEGISIQNTDFKVLYRNQAHLRIFGREAGGGYCYQAYTHADSLCPGCPVEDTFKDGKIHRLEKELSSNGDVRIVEIKASPVLDASGNVVAGIEEVRDITARKRAEEKLRMFSVAIEEAIDGIQIVDLDDHIVYSNKAIGLIYGFSHEELVGKHISEMNADREFADRFIIPKVRETGQWSGELMAVHKDRRTFPIWFSTSLVKSEHGRPIAMISSIQDITERKQAEETMKQNHDQLMKLVEERTRELSSANQKLLSEIADREKIEQELLKSQKLESLGILAGGIAHDFNNLLASIAGNISLAMLDVDPTNSAYRQLEGAEKASLRARDLIRQLLTFSKGGAPVKKAVAIGDLIREVTGFTVHGSRVKFFFSLPEDLWPADADEGQISQVLHNLIINADQAMPRGGTITISCENTVVAEPSKLPLKQGNYVRINIRDHGIGITQENLSKIFDPYFTTKQKGSGLGLAMAYSIISQHSGHIYAESKPGKGTTLIIYLPATDSGTAQKGPVQ, from the coding sequence ATGAAGATAAAGAACAAGAATAAGAAAATACTGTTCTTGATCGTCGCGGGCTTCCTGCTCTTTGCGGCATATACGGCTGTTCATTCGTTCCTGTTCCCGCACGGGACGTTTCCGAATGCGTTGCTTTTTGACCTCTCCGATTATGAACTTAATTTTAACTCATTATTTCTTGCCGGTCTCGTTGTTTTCGGAGCCCTTGCAGGCCTGTTCGGCATGCTGGCTAAAAGAATACTGGCAAAATATCGCCTGACCGGGGAACAATTCAAGAATCTCGTCGAACTATCGAACGACATTATCACGATCACCGACAAGGACGGGAAATTGTTGTTCATGAATGATGCAGCCTGTCGTATTCTCGAACGAAAACCGATAGAAGTGATCGGCAGCCCGTTCATGGAACTCGTGCACCCCGATGACAGAAAAAGATACCTGGGAAAGCGCGAAGAACTGGAAAAACTGAGAACCGATACGTTCATTGTTGAGAGCCGGTTCAGTACGAAGAGCGGAAAATCCATAACGGTCCTCCACACGGTCCGCGTGCTCACTGATAATGCGGGAGCGCTTGTCGGGATGCTTGGCATCGCGAGAAATATTACCGAGGGCAAGCGCGCGGAAGAATCGATGCAGAAGGCTCTTGCGCGAGTAACTGATGATAAGACGAGGTTGGAATCCATTCTTTCAACGATCGACGAGGGCATCAGTATTCAGAATACGGATTTTAAGGTCCTTTACCGGAATCAGGCGCACCTGCGTATCTTCGGCAGGGAGGCCGGGGGTGGATATTGTTACCAGGCATACACTCATGCTGATTCACTCTGTCCCGGCTGTCCGGTGGAGGATACCTTTAAAGATGGAAAGATCCATCGGCTGGAAAAAGAGCTGTCAAGTAATGGTGATGTTCGAATCGTTGAGATCAAAGCCTCTCCCGTGCTGGATGCCTCAGGCAATGTCGTCGCCGGCATCGAAGAGGTCAGGGACATTACGGCACGCAAACGCGCGGAAGAGAAATTAAGGATGTTTTCCGTTGCCATTGAAGAGGCGATTGACGGCATTCAAATCGTCGATCTCGACGACCATATCGTCTATTCCAACAAAGCAATAGGGCTGATCTACGGATTTTCGCATGAGGAACTTGTGGGGAAGCATATCAGTGAGATGAACGCTGACCGGGAGTTTGCCGACCGGTTCATCATCCCGAAGGTCAGAGAAACGGGTCAGTGGAGCGGAGAGCTTATGGCTGTCCATAAGGACAGGAGAACCTTTCCAATCTGGTTTTCCACGTCCCTCGTGAAGAGCGAGCACGGCCGGCCCATTGCAATGATAAGCTCCATTCAGGATATTACCGAGCGCAAACAGGCAGAAGAGACCATGAAACAGAATCATGACCAGCTTATGAAGCTGGTTGAAGAACGCACCCGGGAACTGTCAAGCGCAAATCAGAAGCTCCTCAGTGAGATCGCGGATCGTGAAAAAATTGAACAGGAACTGCTCAAGTCGCAGAAACTCGAATCGCTCGGCATCCTCGCCGGCGGCATTGCGCATGACTTCAATAACCTGCTTGCGTCGATTGCGGGTAACATCTCGCTCGCAATGCTGGACGTCGATCCAACGAACAGCGCCTATCGGCAGCTCGAAGGAGCGGAGAAGGCTTCGCTCAGGGCCCGGGACCTTATCCGACAGCTGCTCACGTTCTCGAAGGGCGGAGCTCCGGTAAAAAAAGCGGTGGCCATCGGCGACCTGATCCGGGAAGTCACCGGTTTTACCGTGCACGGTTCACGCGTAAAGTTCTTTTTTTCCCTCCCCGAGGACCTCTGGCCTGCGGACGCAGACGAAGGTCAGATCAGCCAGGTTCTCCATAATCTTATCATCAATGCGGACCAGGCAATGCCCAGGGGGGGGACGATCACGATCAGCTGTGAAAATACCGTTGTTGCTGAGCCTTCAAAACTGCCCTTGAAACAGGGAAATTACGTGAGGATCAACATTCGGGACCATGGTATCGGCATAACGCAGGAGAATCTCTCGAAGATATTCGATCCATATTTTACGACAAAGCAGAAAGGGAGCGGGCTGGGCCTTGCCATGGCATATTCCATTATCAGCCAGCACAGCGGACATATTTATGCGGAATCGAAACCAGGGAAAGGCACAACCTTGATCATCTATCTTCCCGCAACCGATTCGGGAACAGCGCAAAAAGGACCAGTACAATGA